The Xenopus tropicalis strain Nigerian chromosome 1, UCB_Xtro_10.0, whole genome shotgun sequence DNA segment ggctgtgtgtgtagaacagagtaaggggcccggctcatccaaccctcattttatagagagcagagagaggatttgccccagtaacagtcagtagcacagagagtcacaggggccccagggttgggctgtgtgtgtagaacagagtaaggggcccggctcatccaaccctcattttatagagagcagagagaggatttgccccagtaacagtcagtggcacagagagacacaggggccccagggttgggctgtgtgtgtagaacagagtaaggggcccggctcatccaaccctcattttatagagagcagagagaggatttgccccagtaacagtcagtggcacagagagacacaggggccccagggttgggctgtgtgtgtagaacagagtaaggggcccggctcatccaaccctcattttatagagagcagagagaggatttgccccagtaacagtcagtggcacagagagacacaggggccccagggttgggctgtgtgtgtagaacagagtaatgggcccggctcatccaaccctcattttatagagaccagagagaggatttgctcagtagaatgaatataggcacagccACCGGGGGGATCATTGGCTTTTTCTGAAACTATTCATTTAGAGTTATTTTCCCTGgtcatgaaaaataaagaaataattacaGTAGAAGTCATAATGGATATTATATAGCCAAACAGCCTTCTTTATTATGAACAGAAAAATACATATTGTACCAAGTTCAGATGGACCCAACTTATCCATAATGGTGAGCAGCACACttgttattatttcttttatctgTACTTACTGGCTGATCTTATATAGTCAGTAGCCACTATTAGCAATGGGAAGTATCTGTATATCCCTGGGTTCCCATTTGGTGCAACAGGAGAGGTGCAGGTTGCAGCAGGCAATGATCCGGAGAGCAGAACTGTTATTAGTAGGTGTGACATAATATCTCCCTATACTCCTGGGCTCAGGCCTGTTTGGGCTAGGGTTGCCGCCTTTTGTTTTAATGTGCACCTCACTCAACTAACCCCAAGGGATTTGCCTTTTATAAAGATCAAGTTTGCCGAGCGAAAAGCGTGTCAGGTGACCCTGTAGTTAGGAAAGTATTGAAAACTTGCTATAAAGAATGTTACATTCTATAGGAAGGGGTTCTGTCTGGGGAGAGAGAGCCTTGATCAGTAGATCTATGTCAGTTGGCTCTGCAGACAaatgctatccagaatgctcgggaccaagggtattccagataaggggtctttctttaattttgatcttcataccttaagtctactaaaaaatcaataaaacattaattaaacccaataggattgttttacatccaataaggattatttatatcttagttgggatcaagtacaggtactgttttattattacagagaaaagggaatcatttaaccattaaataaacccaatagggctgttctgcccccaataaggggtaattatatcttagttgggatcaagtacaggtactgttttattattacagagaaaagggaatcatttaaccattaaataaacccaatagggctgttctgcccccaataaggggtaattatatcttagttgggatcaagtacaggtactgttttattattacagagaaaagaaaatcatttaaccattaaataaacccaatagggctgttctgccccaataaggggtaattatatcttagttgggatcaagtacaggttctgttttattattacagagaaaaaggaaatcagttttaaaattctgaattatttgattaaaatggagtctatgggagacaggttttccgtaatgcggagctttctggataatgggtttccggataaggtatcctatacctgtattaattttgCCCACTTTAAAGATAATGTCCATGCAGAAGGATGAAGGCAACTACTACTCAACCAATACCACTGGGACTCAAAATCTTTATTATAGTGGCTCCCCGCATCCTGACCTTTCTTTTTacacatttacccccccccctattttgtAGACATAAggatgttttatattttgtaaaagtaactttttatgttatgAATCTAACTGTTCAGGCAAAATGGTTCAATCACCAGATCTATTTGCTCATCTGTTTTTCTAATTAGTTTATATTTGGATCTAGAAAAGGCTCTCAAagggcacagcgcggctcaaccaaacgttactcagctgttgccggactacgaatcccagaataatgtaacatataatgaagggtgaggcatgctgggagctgtagtccagaaacatcagggctgtattcttaaagcaatattgcacaataaaacttttcaggctccccagtggccgcattggcagcattgaaatgcaaaagaatcctccaatgagaatcccaggaacaagtctgtccctttatccccatgtctgattcctagATATAAAattctctatatgtaagataataaaaAGATGCCTTAATTACCATTCTCATTACTGATGTCTACATTTCTATTGAAgcttttggtcagtagaattcttattggtgaattttcttacaTCTACAGTAGAACGATATTTTCCCAAATGTTATGTAGTAGTGGGACAGAATTACAGTTGTGTTTGCAACCCATTTAAGAACccctttcatttgtatttgtatCACCCTgattttaaaactaaaaatgttatttatcagTCAATTTAtactaaaaatgatttcaatCTGAAATGCTTATTTCCATATACACTTATAGATATTTTAAAGATATAACAACAAATGTATCTGTCAACGCTTGTTTCTTTGGCAAGTGGCatcaataaatacagtatataagtgaACATTTGTCTAATAGTGAtgtttatatattatagtataaagCACAACTGTTACTGGTGTTTCAAACATTACTTTTAGTTGTTTCTAAGCAAATTACTTTTCATATTCACATCTGGCCTGAGTAGtattgtgtaacatttgggcagaaatatacaggctaaaaggccggcgcttgaggtgagtatggcaaatatctccacacacacagtgtttttgcctttggtgctcagataggccgggatcattgtgatccaaacactgcagaagagcagcatgctgaaagtgatgtacttggcctcattaaaactgtccggtaagctccgagctaaaaatgctaaaacaaaactaacagctgccagaagccccatatacccaataactgagtaaaagccaatagctgagccctcattgcactgaatgatgatggttccaggggaagtgtgaatgtccagttcctgaaagggaggagaaatggccaaccaagtcatgcagatgattatttgaatggatgagcagaacaagactacagaattggacagtttgactcccagccattttctccatgagctccctggcttggtggctttgaaagcaacacaaaccatgatagtcttggccaggagagaagagacagctatggagaaggtgattccaaaagtgatgatgcgcagcatgcaggttatatccacagggcgaccgaggaacagaaacacactgaggaagctcagcttgatggagacaaggaggaggaagctcaggctccggttgttggctctcactatgggggtgtcccAGTGTGAGATGAAAAGCCCCAGTACCAGCAGGGTTATAAGGAAAAACAGAACTGAGATGGATGATAAAGACACAGAAATCACATCATTAGTGTAGGAAAGAAATTCTTCCATTTTGGGAATACACTGGTTCTGCtgctcattgggccattccatgttgGGGCATTGGATACAGCTCTCACTGTCTGTAAATGTGGAAAAAAATCATGTTGAaatcttatataatatatatagcaaaagAGAAGCAAGCTGTACTTGACCCTAAAACACTCAATTATACTAAAGGGCTAATTGGTTTACAGGTATGTGCAAGAGCTAAAGTTGTACCAAACTGTGCCCTTTAGAGCACTATGTCCCTACTCAAAGTGCCATGCAAACTGTGTTGTGCTCTTTCTGCCAGTTTAAAAAATGTCATGCAAGGTACAGCACCCAGTGTTGTTGGGGTTCAAGCAATAAGTACAGGGCTATGAGTTTGCCTTACAGATACAGGTGCTCTTCATTGTGCAAATAGGGGTGTGCATGATGCATTTATGTGGATTCCCATGAAAATAGTGCAAAAAACGGGTTGGAACTAGGGGAAGGaatgggcagaagaggcacatgcttaGGATCCATTGTGCCAAGGGAATTTGCCTCTTCTTCCTATCCACAGTAGATTCATTTTATTTGCTGTCAAGATCTTGGTAAGGTGGTGGGTACTTTATATTGTGTGTCTATAAGCCATATGTGCAATTCTGGTATGTGATCAGTGTGAGGAGTAATGAGTGATTGGAATCCCCTTAGGCAGCCATAATGCACCAAGTCTTGGGATCAAACCAGTACAAGAGCAAGCTGAAGAGCTGAGCCTAGTaggtacattttttaaaacttatttattCTTAATTTTTAAGAAATTACAAAGAAATAGAATAACAATTGACAAGAAAATAAGTAGCAATTATTTATACACTGGCTTTTGAATTCAGTAATCAGCTTTTCACACtaaccacactaaggggcagatttactaatccacgaacggtccgaaggcgtccgaatgcgttttttcacaatgatcggtatttttgcgacttttttgttgccgtcacgactttttggtatgtcctgcgattttttcatcaacatcgcaactttttcgtatattttctgtgactttgtcGTCGCCGTCacggaaaaaatcggattggtttttccgccgtttactatctctcaatacgaaaaaatttctTCGGTGCCAAAAACGTTGcgtaaaatacgataaagtcgtgacagcgatgaaaaagtcgcgacaaatacgaaaaaaaggcgacagcgacaaaaaagtcgcaacattttcgtttccaataagattttttccctttcgggattcagattcgtggattagtaaatgtgcccctatgaattAGAATTGTGTCCTCCTTAACTTAtataacaaaaaagtaaaataaagtcaCCTTCTACCACCACCCCAAAGACCTACCCTCCTCTTCTCCCCTGGACCCCCGCCCATC contains these protein-coding regions:
- the LOC116408373 gene encoding vomeronasal type-2 receptor 26-like translates to MEWPNEQQNQCIPKMEEFLSYTNDVISVSLSSISVLFFLITLLVLGLFISHWDTPIVRANNRSLSFLLLVSIKLSFLSVFLFLGRPVDITCMLRIITFGITFSIAVSSLLAKTIMVCVAFKATKPGSSWRKWLGVKLSNSVVLFCSSIQIIICMTWLAISPPFQELDIHTSPGTIIIQCNEGSAIGFYSVIGYMGLLAAVSFVLAFLARSLPDSFNEAKYITFSMLLFCSVWITMIPAYLSTKGKNTVCVEIFAILTSSAGLLACIFLPKCYTILLRPDVNMKSNLLRNN